A window of the Lactuca sativa cultivar Salinas chromosome 5, Lsat_Salinas_v11, whole genome shotgun sequence genome harbors these coding sequences:
- the LOC128134088 gene encoding acetylornithine aminotransferase, chloroplastic/mitochondrial-like, which translates to MDAPPRSPPLFLAIAFRAAGMNSIFFTGGNFARLAVKNNTRKMGETKNKFRVLMGKVKVELDFMYSGGFPRLKQSFVSSDPISESQDMISSASFARGGMLLYNSPLSDEAMMFTGACSRLLRFQQKDLIDLRSACNNSKTLLVMDEVQCGLGRSGSQWAHTTLGVEPDAMLIGFGDDIGIGAIVFNDLLADYIHFYQPDKQFMPTACCLDASKLLNMVSQQEYLNKVERSGNYLMGSLTKNLGMHHQVVGIRSVGLVATIQLKVNAHPLIISCQQLGLQLDFGGIPNNIRIMPPCAKFLWFNFHFMNVLMA; encoded by the exons ATGGACGCACCACCACGATCACCACCACTCTT CCTAGCGATAGCATTCAGAGCAGCTGGCATGAATTCCATCTTCTTCACCGGCGGTAACTTTGCTCGACTTGCAGTGAAGAACAACACCAGGAAAATGGGGGAAACAAAGAACAAATTCCGTGTGTTAATG GGCAAAGTGAAGGTAGAACTAGATTTCATGTACTCCGGAGGATTTCCTCGTTTGAAGCAATCCTTCGTTTCTTCTGATCCTATATCGGAAAGCCAA GATATGATCTCAAGTGCATCGTTTGCAAGAGGGGGGATGTTGTTGTACAACTCCCCTTTGTCGGATGAAGCAATGATGTTTactggagcttgctcaaggttaCTCAG GTTTCAACAAAAAGACTTGATCGATTTGAGGAGTGCTTGTAACAATTCCAAGACACTTCTTGTGATGGATGAG GTTCAATGTGGGTTAGGGCGTAGCGGATCTCAATGGGCACATACAACATTAGGTGTTGAACCGGATGCTATGCTCATTGGCTTTGGAGACGACATTGGGATTGGCGCCATTGTTTTCAACGACTTACTTGCTGACTACATTCATTTTTATCAGCCGGATAAACAATTCATGCCCACAGCATGTTGTCTGGATGCCTCGAAGTTGCTTAACATGGTATCCCAACAGGAATACCTGAACAAGGTCGAGAGAAGTGGGAACTATTTGATGGGGTCGTTAACCAAGAACTTGGGAATGCATCATCAGGTTGTGGGCATAAGATCAGTTGGTCTTGTTGCTACTATTCAGCTGAAGGTGAATGCGCATCCACTGATCATTTCATGTCAACAGCTGGGACTTCAATTGGACTTTGGGGGAATACCCAACAACATTCGGATCATGCCACCTTGTGCTAAATTTCTGTggtttaattttcattttatgaATGTGCTAATGGCCTAA